In a single window of the Agrobacterium fabrum str. C58 genome:
- a CDS encoding Lrp/AsnC ligand binding domain-containing protein, whose protein sequence is MKPIFVQLQCEPGKTYDVADAIYKTELVSELYSTSGEYDLMLKIYLPQEEDIGKFINQHIVNIPGIVRSLTTLTFTAF, encoded by the coding sequence ATGAAGCCCATTTTTGTTCAGCTTCAATGCGAGCCCGGCAAGACCTATGATGTCGCCGATGCCATTTATAAAACAGAACTCGTTTCCGAGCTTTATTCCACCAGCGGCGAATATGATCTGATGCTGAAAATCTATCTTCCGCAGGAGGAAGATATCGGCAAATTCATCAATCAGCATATCGTCAATATTCCCGGCATCGTCCGTTCGCTGACGACGCTGACCTTCACCGCGTTCTGA
- a CDS encoding NAD(P)/FAD-dependent oxidoreductase, protein MYNDPRSHGLWEKTAPQPPVTPALQGDAVADVVVVGGGFTGQSAALHLAEGGLDVILLEAKEIGFGGAGRNVGLINGGMWVMPKELPDVLGETYGERLLDLLGDAPVLVRELVEKHGIPCEIEKNGTLHCAVGEKGLAEIRERCEQWSARGAPVRVLDADETASYIGSTAYSGALLDSRAGTIQPLAYVRGLAGAALKAGVRLHTASPVNETGRNGAKWVVKTPEGSVTAKWIVVATEAYSTGPWQIIREEQVYLPYFNFATRPLSDNLQKSILPGRQGCWDTKEILSSFRMDKAGRLVFGSVGALRGTGTAIHRAWAKRSLKRLFPQLGDTEFECEWYGQIGMTDNAVPRFHKFAENVIGFSGYNGRGIAPGTAFGKVIAQHILGEIAEADLPLPVTEPKAQAFRAVKEAYYEAGAQIAHFAGERF, encoded by the coding sequence ATGTATAACGACCCGCGCTCGCATGGCCTCTGGGAAAAGACCGCGCCGCAGCCGCCCGTGACACCGGCGCTGCAAGGGGATGCGGTTGCCGACGTCGTGGTCGTTGGTGGTGGTTTCACCGGGCAATCTGCCGCGTTGCATCTTGCCGAAGGCGGTCTCGACGTCATCCTGCTGGAAGCGAAAGAGATCGGTTTCGGCGGCGCGGGGCGCAATGTCGGCCTCATCAATGGCGGCATGTGGGTCATGCCCAAAGAGCTTCCAGATGTATTGGGCGAGACCTACGGAGAGCGGCTGCTCGATCTTCTGGGCGACGCTCCGGTTCTCGTCCGCGAACTCGTGGAAAAACACGGCATTCCCTGCGAGATCGAGAAAAATGGGACTTTGCATTGCGCCGTCGGCGAAAAAGGACTCGCCGAAATCCGCGAGCGTTGCGAACAATGGTCGGCGAGAGGCGCGCCGGTTCGAGTTCTCGATGCTGACGAGACAGCGAGCTATATCGGCAGCACCGCCTATTCCGGTGCGCTTCTCGACAGCCGCGCCGGCACGATCCAGCCACTGGCCTATGTTCGTGGCCTTGCCGGCGCAGCACTAAAGGCGGGCGTCCGGCTGCATACGGCAAGCCCGGTCAACGAAACCGGCCGCAACGGCGCAAAATGGGTGGTGAAAACGCCGGAAGGATCGGTAACGGCAAAATGGATTGTCGTCGCAACCGAGGCCTACAGCACCGGCCCCTGGCAGATTATCCGCGAGGAACAGGTTTACTTGCCCTATTTCAATTTCGCGACCAGGCCGCTCAGCGACAACCTTCAGAAAAGCATCCTGCCCGGTCGGCAGGGCTGCTGGGATACGAAGGAAATCCTGTCATCCTTCCGTATGGACAAGGCCGGTCGGCTCGTCTTCGGCAGTGTCGGTGCACTGCGTGGCACCGGCACCGCCATTCATCGTGCCTGGGCGAAACGCTCGCTGAAGCGGCTTTTCCCGCAGCTGGGTGACACGGAATTCGAATGTGAATGGTATGGCCAGATCGGCATGACGGACAATGCCGTGCCACGCTTCCACAAATTCGCGGAAAATGTCATCGGCTTCTCGGGTTACAACGGCCGCGGCATCGCCCCGGGGACGGCCTTCGGCAAGGTGATTGCCCAGCATATTCTCGGCGAGATCGCCGAAGCCGATCTTCCCTTGCCGGTGACGGAGCCGAAAGCGCAGGCTTTCCGCGCCGTGAAGGAAGCCTATTACGAGGCGGGCGCGCAGATCGCCCATTTCGCCGGCGAGCGTTTTTGA
- a CDS encoding LysR family transcriptional regulator, with translation MVLPPRRFLPSLSLLAAFEAASRTGSVTAAARELGLTQGAVSRQILALEEQLGVALFLRERQTIRLTRAGEGYAREIREALRRISTASLNLRANPDGGTLNLGVLPSFGTRWLVPRLPDFIARHPGISVNLLTRSSLFDFRTDTVDAAIHFGLPHWPGTELAFLMHEKVIPVCSPAFKELYGLSRPDDLLHVPLLHMTTRPDAWEQWFRSHDVRFDNVHGMLFDQFTTIAEASSAGVGASLVPSFMIEEELRSGRLVSAVAGEVESEEAYYLACMPDRATYPPLESFRRWIVYQAAIGRDVAGEDFSA, from the coding sequence ATGGTTCTGCCGCCGCGCCGTTTTCTGCCGTCGCTTTCGCTGCTGGCGGCTTTCGAGGCTGCATCGCGCACCGGCAGCGTTACCGCAGCGGCAAGGGAGCTCGGCCTGACACAGGGTGCGGTCAGCCGGCAGATTCTGGCGCTTGAAGAGCAGCTTGGTGTGGCACTGTTCCTGCGTGAACGGCAGACCATCCGCTTGACCCGGGCGGGGGAAGGTTACGCGCGGGAAATCCGCGAGGCTTTGCGGCGTATTTCGACGGCGTCCCTCAATCTGCGCGCCAATCCGGATGGTGGCACGCTCAATCTCGGCGTGCTGCCCAGCTTCGGCACACGCTGGCTGGTGCCCCGCCTTCCGGATTTCATCGCCCGGCATCCCGGCATTTCGGTCAATCTTCTGACGCGGTCGTCGCTGTTCGATTTCCGCACCGATACCGTCGATGCGGCGATCCATTTCGGTTTGCCGCATTGGCCGGGCACCGAACTGGCTTTCCTGATGCATGAAAAGGTCATTCCGGTGTGTAGCCCGGCTTTCAAGGAACTTTACGGGCTTTCTCGGCCGGATGATCTGCTGCATGTACCACTCCTGCACATGACAACCCGGCCGGACGCCTGGGAACAATGGTTTCGCAGCCATGATGTGCGTTTCGACAATGTGCACGGCATGCTGTTCGATCAGTTCACGACGATTGCCGAGGCGTCGAGCGCTGGCGTCGGGGCTTCGCTTGTGCCGTCCTTCATGATCGAGGAGGAATTGCGAAGCGGACGTCTGGTCTCAGCCGTTGCGGGGGAAGTGGAAAGCGAAGAGGCCTATTATCTTGCATGCATGCCGGACCGCGCGACCTATCCGCCCCTTGAAAGTTTCCGGCGCTGGATCGTTTATCAGGCCGCAATCGGCAGGGATGTCGCCGGCGAAGACTTTTCGGCGTAA
- the modA gene encoding molybdate ABC transporter substrate-binding protein, whose translation MRLMRRSFFKTIAAATSFWMAASFVAVPAHAAEKVTVFAAASMKNALDAINAEWAKESGNEATVSYAASSALAKQIEQGAPADIFISADLAWMDYVVDKKLINGDSRSNLLGNRIVLVAPADKAKPVDIKQGFDLAALVGDGRLAMGAVDSVPAGKYGKAALEKLGVWSSVEKKVAGAESVRAALLLVSRGEAPYGIVYQTDAAADPGVKIVGTFPEDSHPPIIYPVAILSEAKSPAAKSYLDFLKSAKATPFFEKQGFTVLK comes from the coding sequence ATGAGACTTATGCGCCGCAGCTTCTTCAAAACCATTGCCGCCGCCACATCCTTCTGGATGGCGGCCTCCTTTGTGGCTGTTCCGGCCCATGCCGCCGAGAAGGTTACGGTTTTTGCCGCCGCGAGCATGAAAAACGCGCTCGACGCCATCAATGCGGAATGGGCCAAGGAAAGCGGCAACGAAGCGACGGTTTCTTATGCCGCAAGCTCAGCGCTCGCCAAGCAGATCGAACAGGGCGCGCCTGCGGATATTTTCATCTCTGCCGACCTCGCATGGATGGACTATGTCGTCGACAAGAAGCTGATCAATGGCGACAGCCGCTCCAATCTTCTCGGCAACCGCATCGTTCTCGTCGCGCCCGCAGACAAGGCAAAACCGGTCGATATCAAGCAGGGCTTTGATCTTGCGGCTCTGGTTGGCGATGGTCGCCTCGCCATGGGTGCAGTCGATTCCGTTCCTGCTGGTAAATACGGCAAGGCCGCGCTGGAAAAACTCGGCGTCTGGTCCTCGGTCGAAAAGAAAGTCGCCGGCGCAGAGAGCGTGCGCGCAGCACTACTACTCGTCTCGCGCGGCGAAGCCCCCTATGGCATCGTCTACCAGACCGACGCCGCCGCCGATCCCGGCGTGAAAATCGTCGGCACCTTCCCGGAAGACAGCCATCCGCCGATCATCTACCCGGTTGCCATTCTCTCGGAAGCAAAATCTCCGGCAGCGAAGTCCTATCTGGATTTCCTAAA